The proteins below come from a single Methanothrix thermoacetophila PT genomic window:
- a CDS encoding sensor histidine kinase, with product MSASIDKRILIATSAFAFLIAAHLILITAFRDADMFLLLEDAPFVMSSAIAAFCFFYAFKRSTGRVRAAWLAIFVAMIFNTSGELAWLVLEVFLRRDPFPSAADIGYLAFYPFFAAGIFLFPSVPRSANERARLLLDECIGMISSLLILWIYIIPELYEEDPVATFVSIAYVLMDLLLVIALMDILFREHEAAEDWPSFILILGMGAMIITDLGYAYQEIQGTYTSGSLLDTGWLAAYMLIGIAPLLSVHPPSWRPINIKRISYYVPVIWLGIALILVLIREHESVSNAGALVASISGIIGLMLLREKQSLRTMHDMLKNLREEAERRAAMEKSLAESKNLLESILSQAQCGILVVDADRKILFINDAARRILRKRPGGSLELRSHNSEDEPEWNLCISRALRGAITESKEERVVVDGESFDLLLNSAPLKDSSGGIVGAVVSFMDISDRKRLEDELRRYTTELERMVEDRTREIERKNAEMERFVYTVSHDLRSPLITILGFIGYLREDLRSGQTDKVESDIRFIENSVLKMDRLLTNTLELSRIGRVISPPEDVYFSDIVREVLSDMNAKLRGVDIIVADDMPSVHVDRMRIGEMLANLIDNSIKYTANTDHPRIEIGWRPEDAAFFVKDNGIGIDPKYHDKVFDLFYRIDRSTPGTGAGLAIVKKIVEVHGGRIWIESEGGKGCTVCFTLPLSRKSNSEESQSPFGDLYR from the coding sequence ATGTCTGCATCCATCGACAAGCGCATTCTGATCGCGACCTCTGCGTTTGCGTTTCTTATAGCAGCACATCTGATTCTGATAACAGCATTTCGAGATGCAGATATGTTTCTTCTGCTGGAAGATGCTCCCTTTGTGATGTCATCAGCCATCGCAGCGTTCTGCTTTTTTTACGCATTCAAACGCTCAACAGGCAGGGTCAGGGCGGCCTGGCTGGCGATCTTCGTCGCGATGATCTTCAACACATCTGGAGAGCTCGCATGGCTTGTGCTGGAGGTATTCCTCAGAAGAGATCCATTTCCATCCGCTGCCGACATCGGATACCTGGCGTTTTACCCTTTCTTTGCAGCAGGCATCTTTCTCTTCCCATCTGTGCCGCGGTCAGCAAACGAGAGGGCCAGGCTGTTGCTGGATGAATGCATAGGTATGATCTCCTCCCTTCTGATACTGTGGATCTACATCATTCCCGAGCTGTATGAGGAGGATCCAGTGGCCACGTTCGTATCGATCGCCTACGTGCTCATGGACCTTCTCCTGGTCATCGCGCTGATGGACATACTCTTTAGAGAGCACGAGGCAGCTGAGGACTGGCCATCATTCATTCTTATTCTCGGAATGGGTGCCATGATAATAACAGATCTGGGCTATGCATATCAGGAGATCCAAGGAACGTACACCTCAGGGAGCCTGCTTGACACCGGCTGGCTTGCAGCTTACATGCTCATCGGCATCGCTCCCCTCCTCTCGGTTCATCCCCCTTCATGGAGACCTATCAACATCAAGAGGATCTCTTACTATGTCCCTGTCATCTGGCTCGGCATTGCACTTATCCTTGTGCTCATCAGAGAACATGAGTCAGTATCGAATGCAGGAGCTCTGGTGGCATCCATATCCGGCATAATCGGCCTGATGCTCCTGCGCGAGAAGCAATCTCTGCGGACAATGCATGATATGCTCAAAAACCTGCGAGAGGAGGCAGAGCGACGGGCTGCCATGGAGAAGAGCCTTGCCGAGAGCAAAAACCTCCTGGAGAGCATACTCAGCCAGGCGCAGTGCGGCATCCTTGTTGTCGATGCCGATAGAAAGATACTGTTCATCAACGATGCTGCAAGGCGGATACTGAGGAAACGTCCGGGCGGATCTCTCGAGCTGAGATCGCACAACTCGGAGGATGAGCCGGAGTGGAATCTCTGCATCTCGAGGGCTCTCAGAGGAGCGATCACAGAGAGCAAAGAGGAGCGCGTGGTTGTTGACGGCGAGTCCTTTGATCTGCTGCTAAACTCAGCGCCCCTGAAGGACAGCTCCGGCGGGATCGTGGGCGCTGTCGTATCCTTCATGGATATTAGTGATAGAAAGAGGCTGGAGGATGAACTCCGCAGATACACAACAGAGCTCGAGAGGATGGTGGAGGACCGAACAAGGGAGATCGAGAGGAAGAATGCGGAGATGGAGAGGTTTGTTTACACAGTGTCTCATGATCTCAGGTCACCCCTGATAACCATACTCGGATTTATTGGATACCTTAGGGAGGATCTCAGATCCGGTCAGACTGACAAGGTCGAGAGCGATATAAGGTTCATAGAGAACTCCGTGCTGAAGATGGACAGACTCCTCACAAACACCCTGGAGCTGAGCAGGATCGGAAGGGTGATCAGCCCTCCAGAGGATGTGTATTTCTCAGATATCGTGAGGGAAGTGCTCTCTGATATGAACGCGAAGCTCAGGGGCGTTGATATCATCGTCGCTGATGATATGCCCTCTGTCCACGTCGACAGGATGCGTATAGGGGAGATGCTCGCGAATCTCATAGACAACAGCATCAAGTACACAGCGAATACAGATCATCCGAGGATAGAGATAGGCTGGCGCCCAGAGGACGCGGCATTCTTTGTGAAAGATAACGGCATCGGCATAGACCCGAAGTACCATGATAAGGTCTTCGATCTCTTCTACAGGATAGACCGCAGCACTCCGGGCACGGGCGCAGGCCTCGCGATAGTAAAGAAGATCGTCGAGGTCCATGGCGGTAGGATCTGGATAGAGTCTGAGGGTGGAAAGGGATGCACCGTGTGCTTCACACTTCCTCTCAGCCGGAAGTCAAATTCGGAGGAGTCGCAGAGTCCATTCGGCGATCTGTACCGTTGA